The following proteins are co-located in the Paludibaculum fermentans genome:
- the dgoD gene encoding galactonate dehydratase, which yields MIIERIDTAQVAPRWGLLRVVTRDGAEGFGEYTVEGQIGSAEAAVQQFAEEFTGRDASEIKRLVRGAYDRNFYHGGAHYMSALGGIEIALWDLAGKAAGQPIHKLLGGKVRDRVKVYRWAGGNNNAPGAAAEEAAKVVAEGARAIKMNACPPLAAIDTYGGIQAAVARAAAVREAVGPEVEIAFDFHGRCNVPMARKLAKELEFAKPLFYEEPVRPDYNRWLPEIAGITHVPIATGERMCTVAEFSDVVAARGAHILQPDIVHIGGISNTAEVGALAEANGIALAPHCPLSPIAFMACLHVVVQCRAGWILEWSKGIHYNASGATGDVDPWLRYLDERDWPMFEVDADGHLTVPEGPGLGIRVNWAEVEKAAKTKVAWRDELMYLPDGTVSNW from the coding sequence ATGATTATCGAACGCATTGATACGGCCCAGGTTGCTCCGAGATGGGGGCTGCTGCGCGTGGTGACGCGGGATGGGGCGGAGGGATTCGGCGAGTACACGGTGGAGGGGCAGATCGGCAGCGCCGAGGCCGCGGTGCAGCAGTTTGCCGAAGAATTTACAGGGAGGGACGCCAGCGAGATCAAGCGCCTGGTGCGCGGCGCGTACGACCGGAACTTCTATCATGGCGGCGCTCACTACATGAGCGCCCTGGGCGGGATCGAGATCGCGCTGTGGGACCTGGCCGGCAAGGCGGCCGGCCAGCCGATTCACAAACTGCTGGGCGGGAAGGTTCGCGACCGGGTGAAGGTATACCGATGGGCAGGCGGGAACAACAACGCTCCGGGAGCTGCCGCCGAAGAGGCGGCGAAAGTCGTGGCGGAAGGGGCGCGGGCGATCAAGATGAATGCGTGCCCGCCGCTGGCCGCGATCGATACATATGGCGGCATCCAGGCGGCGGTGGCCCGGGCGGCGGCCGTACGCGAGGCGGTGGGGCCGGAGGTGGAGATCGCATTCGACTTCCACGGACGCTGCAACGTGCCGATGGCGCGGAAACTGGCCAAGGAACTGGAGTTCGCCAAGCCGCTGTTCTATGAAGAACCGGTGCGGCCGGACTACAACCGCTGGCTGCCGGAGATTGCCGGGATCACGCATGTGCCGATCGCCACGGGTGAGCGGATGTGTACGGTGGCGGAGTTCAGCGATGTGGTGGCGGCGCGCGGGGCGCATATCCTGCAACCGGATATCGTGCACATCGGGGGGATCTCGAATACGGCGGAGGTGGGGGCGCTGGCGGAGGCGAATGGGATCGCGCTGGCTCCGCACTGCCCGCTGTCGCCGATTGCATTCATGGCCTGCCTGCATGTGGTGGTGCAGTGCCGGGCCGGGTGGATTCTGGAGTGGTCGAAGGGGATCCACTACAACGCCAGCGGCGCGACGGGGGATGTGGATCCGTGGCTGCGGTATCTGGACGAGCGTGACTGGCCGATGTTCGAGGTGGATGCGGACGGTCACCTGACGGTGCCGGAGGGTCCGGGGTTGGGAATCCGTGTGAATTGGGCCGAGGTGGAGAAGGCCGCCAAGACGAAGGTCGCGTGGCGCGATGAGTTGATGTATCTGCCGGACGGTACGGTTTCGAACTGGTAG
- a CDS encoding Gfo/Idh/MocA family protein, giving the protein MNRRVFLATALSSSRIFGANDRLRIGFIGLGGRAQWLLKNEKFPGAEIVAMADCFLPQCDKAAGLQPEFAQVTKYQDYRKLLEKEKLDAVFIETTTHARALIALQAMQLGLDVYAEKPLTLTVEEGQLLVKAVERYKRVLQTGTQQRSIPINAWASKFIREGGLGKVREVIACNFEPPKMWTARAGQPAPAGLDWDLWCNQTELRPFHDELRGRWAWYWDYDGGGQSWGVSGWGTHALDQVQCALGTDTTGPVEIWLEGEGERPAVMMKYASGTVLKMNGKPRPDHSDLGAIFVGEKGTLEIKRGTLVADAGLLKDAPQDTVEGPGENSFHIANFLDCIRTRKQPNAWVEAGHRSTSVCHLTNMCRELGRKLRWDPVAEQFIDDAEASRKLARPRRKGYELPKIA; this is encoded by the coding sequence ATGAACCGCCGTGTCTTTCTCGCAACAGCCTTGTCTTCGTCTCGGATATTCGGGGCGAATGATCGTTTACGAATTGGCTTTATCGGACTCGGCGGGCGGGCCCAGTGGCTGCTGAAGAACGAGAAGTTCCCGGGCGCGGAGATTGTGGCGATGGCGGATTGCTTCCTGCCGCAGTGCGACAAGGCGGCGGGGCTACAGCCGGAGTTCGCCCAGGTCACCAAGTATCAGGACTACCGGAAGCTGCTGGAGAAAGAGAAGCTGGACGCGGTGTTCATTGAGACCACGACGCATGCGCGGGCACTGATTGCGCTGCAGGCGATGCAGTTGGGGTTGGATGTCTATGCGGAGAAGCCCCTGACGTTGACGGTGGAAGAGGGCCAACTGCTGGTGAAGGCGGTGGAGCGGTACAAGCGGGTGCTGCAGACGGGGACGCAGCAGCGGTCGATTCCGATCAATGCGTGGGCGAGCAAGTTTATTCGCGAAGGCGGATTGGGGAAGGTGCGGGAGGTGATCGCCTGCAATTTCGAGCCGCCGAAGATGTGGACGGCGCGGGCGGGTCAGCCGGCGCCCGCGGGGCTCGACTGGGATTTGTGGTGCAACCAGACGGAACTGCGGCCGTTTCATGACGAGCTGCGCGGACGGTGGGCGTGGTATTGGGATTACGACGGCGGCGGGCAGAGCTGGGGTGTGAGCGGATGGGGCACGCATGCGCTGGACCAGGTGCAGTGCGCGCTGGGCACGGATACAACGGGTCCGGTGGAGATCTGGCTGGAAGGCGAGGGCGAACGCCCGGCGGTGATGATGAAGTACGCGTCGGGCACCGTGCTGAAGATGAACGGGAAGCCGCGGCCCGACCATTCCGACCTGGGGGCGATCTTCGTGGGTGAGAAAGGGACGCTGGAGATCAAGCGGGGCACGCTGGTGGCGGATGCGGGGTTATTGAAGGACGCACCGCAGGACACGGTGGAGGGTCCGGGCGAGAACAGCTTCCACATCGCGAACTTCCTCGACTGCATCCGGACACGGAAGCAGCCGAATGCTTGGGTGGAGGCGGGCCACCGGTCGACCAGCGTATGCCACCTCACGAACATGTGCAGGGAGTTGGGCCGGAAGCTGCGGTGGGATCCCGTGGCCGAGCAGTTCATTGACGATGCGGAGGCTTCGCGAAAGCTGGCGCGGCCCCGGCGGAAGGGCTACGAACTGCCGAAGATCGCGTAG
- a CDS encoding heavy metal translocating P-type ATPase: MADAERAFCCQGCLNVYTILSESGVIARGEDFRNSEVYRESLRLGLISNSQAAPIEIPEGAETRESTYQLSGLWCSSCGWLIEHALASEHGIVSANVLFASDLLKVRYCPQYLPPGRIASRILALGYKASEYSGETDRDRGEKRDLLLRIGIAAFLWMNVMLLSLVIYASYWESISDTARRIVPLALAGLTLPAVFYSAWPILRVAFLGLKAFTLRMEALLALGILAAFGYSCAQAAVGGRHFYFDTACAIITLVLLGKLLERGAKERTTQAITALYRMMPSKARILNDARESFVSIDALQPGSLFVVKAGERIPADGSVVEGESDVDESILTGESAPRPKTPGSNVIAGSLNGGSVLRIRALRTAGDSTLHHIIRSVEQAMASRAPIERTVDKVARVFVPVTIAIALMTLTGWLMAGATASDALMRAIAVLVIACPCALGIATPLAITAAVGAASRRGILIRDAAVLEQIGNIDVLVLDKTGTVTEGDFNVLECLPPTLPFAPLAALEAFSEHPLARAVVRRAGAASLPEATAVTVHKGQGISGQVEGRALAIGNRTLLPGQSIPDPMNQFAQQWETAGATVAFVSGNNQIIGAIAFGDRIRADARDTLLSLKQHNIATLLLSGDAVETTQWVADAIGAGSFRGAVLPDGKRALIDEMKASGRKVAMVGDGVNDAPALAAADLGIALGSGADLAMQAAPVVLMSNSLAHLSVVFEIARATLRVVRQNLFWAFFYNAAGITLAITGVLNPILAAGAMVLSSLCVIGNSFRLRNAIAHD, from the coding sequence GTGGCTGACGCCGAACGTGCCTTCTGCTGCCAGGGCTGCCTCAACGTCTACACGATCCTCTCCGAGAGCGGAGTCATCGCCCGCGGAGAGGACTTCCGCAACAGCGAGGTCTACCGCGAGAGCCTGCGGCTGGGCCTCATCTCGAACAGCCAAGCCGCGCCCATCGAGATCCCCGAAGGCGCGGAAACCCGCGAGTCCACCTACCAGCTCTCCGGACTCTGGTGCTCCTCCTGCGGCTGGCTCATAGAGCACGCCCTCGCTTCCGAACATGGCATCGTCTCCGCCAACGTCCTCTTTGCCTCTGACCTCTTGAAGGTCCGCTACTGCCCCCAATACCTCCCGCCCGGCCGCATTGCCAGCCGCATCCTGGCCCTTGGCTACAAGGCTTCGGAATACTCCGGCGAAACCGACCGCGACCGCGGCGAGAAGCGCGACCTCCTCCTCCGCATCGGCATCGCCGCCTTCCTTTGGATGAACGTCATGCTCCTCAGCCTGGTCATCTACGCCAGCTACTGGGAGAGCATCTCCGACACAGCCCGCCGCATCGTGCCCCTCGCACTGGCCGGGCTCACTCTGCCTGCCGTCTTCTATTCCGCCTGGCCCATCCTCCGCGTCGCGTTTCTCGGTCTGAAGGCGTTCACCCTTCGCATGGAAGCCCTCCTCGCCCTCGGCATCCTGGCCGCCTTCGGCTACAGTTGCGCTCAAGCCGCCGTCGGAGGCCGCCACTTCTACTTCGACACCGCCTGCGCCATCATCACCCTGGTCCTGCTCGGCAAGCTCCTCGAACGCGGAGCCAAGGAACGCACCACCCAGGCCATCACCGCCCTCTACCGCATGATGCCCAGCAAGGCGCGCATCCTCAACGATGCCCGCGAGTCCTTTGTTTCCATCGACGCCCTCCAGCCCGGTTCGCTCTTCGTCGTCAAAGCCGGTGAGCGGATCCCCGCCGACGGTTCGGTCGTGGAAGGCGAATCCGATGTCGACGAATCCATCCTCACCGGCGAATCCGCGCCCCGTCCCAAGACCCCCGGCTCCAACGTCATCGCCGGCAGCCTCAATGGCGGCAGTGTCCTCCGCATCCGCGCCCTCCGCACCGCCGGAGACAGCACCCTCCACCACATCATCCGCTCGGTCGAACAGGCCATGGCCAGCCGCGCGCCCATCGAGCGCACTGTCGACAAAGTCGCTCGCGTCTTCGTGCCGGTGACCATCGCCATCGCCCTCATGACCCTCACAGGCTGGCTGATGGCCGGGGCCACTGCCTCCGATGCCCTGATGCGCGCCATCGCCGTCCTCGTCATCGCCTGCCCCTGCGCCCTCGGCATCGCGACCCCCCTCGCCATCACCGCCGCCGTCGGAGCCGCCTCCCGCCGCGGCATTCTCATCCGCGACGCCGCCGTCCTCGAACAGATCGGCAACATCGACGTCCTTGTCCTCGACAAAACCGGCACCGTCACCGAAGGTGACTTCAACGTTCTCGAATGCCTGCCCCCCACCCTTCCGTTTGCCCCGCTGGCCGCCCTCGAAGCCTTCTCCGAACACCCCTTGGCTCGCGCCGTGGTCCGCCGGGCCGGTGCCGCATCCCTGCCGGAAGCCACCGCGGTCACCGTCCACAAGGGGCAGGGCATCAGCGGCCAGGTCGAAGGCCGGGCCCTCGCCATCGGCAATCGCACACTGCTCCCTGGCCAATCCATCCCTGACCCGATGAACCAGTTCGCTCAACAGTGGGAAACCGCCGGAGCCACGGTAGCCTTCGTATCCGGGAACAACCAAATCATCGGCGCCATCGCCTTTGGAGACCGCATCCGCGCCGATGCCCGCGACACCCTCCTCAGCCTGAAGCAGCACAACATCGCCACGCTCCTGCTCTCCGGCGATGCAGTGGAAACTACACAGTGGGTCGCCGACGCCATCGGAGCCGGCAGCTTCCGCGGAGCCGTCCTGCCCGACGGCAAGAGAGCGCTCATCGATGAAATGAAAGCGTCGGGCCGCAAAGTGGCCATGGTCGGTGACGGCGTCAACGACGCACCCGCCCTTGCCGCGGCCGACCTCGGCATCGCCCTGGGCTCCGGAGCCGACCTCGCCATGCAGGCCGCCCCCGTCGTCCTCATGTCCAACTCCCTGGCCCACCTCTCGGTGGTTTTCGAGATCGCTCGCGCCACTCTCCGCGTCGTCCGCCAGAACCTCTTCTGGGCCTTCTTCTACAACGCCGCCGGCATCACCCTGGCCATTACGGGCGTTCTCAATCCGATCCTCGCCGCCGGGGCCATGGTCCTTTCCAGCCTCTGCGTCATCGGCAATTCGTTCCGCCTCCGCAACGCCATCGCCCACGACTGA
- a CDS encoding 4Fe-4S dicluster domain-containing protein — protein sequence MATPEISNKPPKSCGHNAGPPPPRPHYHRVRKLVHLTCFLIFVLLPFFNVMRFDIPRQRFYFAGYELLISEFGIIFFALMFLMFVIVVSSVVYGRIYCGYMCPQMIFSEASLETESWIKRKVTKHFIKWPAPRRNLLARGLFYAIVGVASVFLSFIFISYFVTPSDLIRRLASLDMHTAGGISGAVVTLITFLDFTLLRQRFCTTVCPYGYLQGMLGDGNTLLVTYRDENHECIECKKCVRDCLMGIDIRKSPYQIECVHCGECIDSCADILGKLGKEGLIHYTWGETGKVVETETAWYRKLGIRDSKRVVVLLVTLFYLSGLYVALSMRRTILVQLQPVRTSMFRLGDDGTVYNTFRVKLANRGSSDASVSFWLEGLPSGSLTLQPSPVPLKAGETIDRQFEVSARPFTGANEVNRFRIFASTGEKDPEVFDETFLMPQEKKSK from the coding sequence ATGGCCACTCCTGAAATCTCCAACAAGCCGCCAAAGTCCTGCGGCCACAACGCCGGCCCGCCACCCCCGCGGCCCCACTACCACCGGGTTCGCAAACTCGTTCACCTCACCTGCTTCCTCATCTTTGTCCTGCTGCCGTTCTTTAACGTGATGCGCTTTGACATCCCCCGTCAGCGCTTCTACTTCGCCGGTTACGAACTCCTCATCAGCGAATTCGGCATCATCTTCTTCGCGCTCATGTTCCTGATGTTCGTCATCGTCGTCTCCTCGGTAGTTTACGGACGAATCTATTGCGGCTATATGTGCCCGCAGATGATCTTCAGTGAAGCCAGTCTCGAAACGGAATCCTGGATTAAGCGCAAGGTCACCAAGCACTTCATCAAGTGGCCCGCGCCGCGCCGCAACCTCCTCGCCCGCGGCCTCTTCTACGCCATCGTCGGCGTGGCCAGCGTCTTCCTGTCCTTCATCTTCATCTCCTACTTCGTGACACCCTCTGACCTCATCCGCCGCCTCGCCAGCTTGGACATGCACACCGCCGGCGGCATCTCCGGCGCCGTCGTCACCCTCATCACCTTCCTCGACTTCACCCTCCTCCGCCAGCGCTTCTGCACCACCGTCTGCCCCTACGGTTACCTCCAGGGCATGCTTGGCGATGGCAACACCCTCCTCGTCACCTATCGCGACGAGAACCACGAATGCATCGAGTGCAAGAAGTGCGTCCGCGACTGCCTGATGGGCATCGACATCCGCAAATCGCCCTACCAGATCGAGTGCGTCCACTGCGGCGAGTGCATCGACTCCTGCGCCGACATCCTTGGCAAGCTGGGCAAAGAGGGGCTCATCCACTACACCTGGGGCGAAACCGGTAAAGTTGTCGAGACCGAGACCGCCTGGTACCGTAAGCTCGGCATCCGCGACTCCAAACGCGTCGTCGTGCTCCTCGTTACCCTCTTCTATCTCTCCGGACTCTACGTCGCCCTCTCCATGCGCCGCACCATCCTGGTGCAACTCCAGCCCGTCCGTACCAGCATGTTCCGCCTCGGCGACGACGGCACGGTCTACAATACCTTCCGCGTCAAACTGGCCAACCGCGGCTCCAGCGACGCCAGCGTCTCCTTCTGGCTGGAGGGCCTCCCCTCCGGCTCCCTGACTCTCCAGCCCAGTCCCGTCCCCCTCAAGGCTGGCGAAACCATAGACCGTCAGTTCGAGGTCTCAGCCCGGCCCTTCACTGGTGCCAACGAAGTGAACCGCTTCCGCATCTTCGCCTCCACCGGCGAGAAGGATCCGGAAGTGTTCGACGAAACCTTCCTTATGCCGCAGGAGAAGAAATCCAAATGA
- a CDS encoding sulfite exporter TauE/SafE family protein codes for MNPLDLAVPLGFGIVSSLHCSQMCGPIVLSYSLSGGGRPASHVLYNAGRILTYALLGALAGAAGNAVGLLGRLAGFERTTALVAGALMILAGILMSPLLPKSGLVRIERFGISRHFNRFLGPLFRSPRPIARLALGAIMGFLPCGLLYAAVLQAAATGSALHGAFSMAAFGLGTAVCLLAIGLFSTSIGARLGRWNLLLPAISMVIMGVFLLWRGLMPGPAMSMGNCHGHS; via the coding sequence ATGAACCCCCTCGACCTGGCAGTGCCCCTCGGCTTCGGAATCGTCTCAAGCCTCCACTGCTCGCAGATGTGCGGTCCCATAGTCCTGTCTTATTCACTTTCGGGGGGAGGACGGCCGGCGTCTCATGTGCTGTACAACGCCGGCCGCATCCTGACTTACGCCCTGCTCGGCGCGCTCGCCGGAGCCGCCGGCAACGCTGTAGGGCTCCTCGGCCGCCTCGCCGGTTTCGAGCGCACCACCGCCCTCGTCGCCGGCGCCCTCATGATCCTCGCCGGCATCCTCATGTCGCCGCTACTGCCGAAATCCGGTCTCGTCCGCATCGAGCGCTTCGGCATCAGCCGCCACTTCAACCGTTTCCTCGGCCCGCTCTTCCGCTCCCCGCGGCCCATCGCCCGGCTCGCCTTGGGAGCCATCATGGGCTTCCTGCCCTGCGGCCTGCTCTATGCCGCCGTCCTGCAGGCGGCCGCCACCGGTTCCGCCCTCCACGGTGCCTTTTCCATGGCCGCCTTCGGCCTCGGCACCGCCGTCTGCCTGCTCGCCATCGGCCTCTTCTCCACCAGCATCGGAGCACGCCTGGGCCGCTGGAATCTTCTCCTCCCCGCCATCAGCATGGTCATCATGGGCGTCTTCCTGCTGTGGCGCGGTCTCATGCCCGGTCCTGCAATGTCGATGGGCAACTGCCATGGCCACTCCTGA
- a CDS encoding FAD-dependent oxidoreductase — translation MNNGFYQIRVPDPTDYWVEMVKCRHACPVHTDACGYVNAIAEGRYEDGYRIARATNPFASICGRVCGAPCEANCRRGDLDEPVSIRALKRFVTTQFGPETGDYAMHRDACNKAMLPPNRGDYERIAVVGAGVSGLTVAHDLAQIGYKVTVFEADSEPGGMLTVGVPIFRLPRDLVRHEIQAILSLGVDLKCNMRLGRDFTIQSLRDDGFRAIFLGIGLPKGRRLQLPGGETEGVYDGMDFLRAFNAGTPLPLGKRIVVIGGGNVAYDVARSAVRPFEAMQKGEALAEMERGEQVAYDVARSALRMSGDKEVHVVCLESRAEMPADEIEVEEGAEEGIRLHNSRGPREVLSENGRVTGLRVVTCTSVFNTEGRFSPTFDEAQVEDIHADTVLFAIGQTSDLSFLAPEDGVESDRGLIKVNRETYQTTAPDVFACGDIAHGPRLFIDAIASAQIAARSMHDFLRGTRTDIALRKNWKPANYAMAEGWQRFERANPPALESSRRASSMEIVEEVYPEQEARHQAARCLRCNVNTIFDTSICVACNGCVDVCPENLIRLVGLSQLISDPNYLEMAADALLVPADQVKDLPAEELDALGGVMMKDETTCIRCAMCASRCPTHAITMKHFEFYRECVSVPTQNTKILYSR, via the coding sequence ATGAACAACGGCTTCTACCAGATTCGGGTTCCTGACCCGACTGACTACTGGGTGGAAATGGTGAAATGCCGCCATGCCTGCCCCGTGCACACCGATGCGTGCGGCTACGTCAACGCCATCGCCGAGGGCCGCTACGAGGACGGTTATCGCATCGCGCGCGCCACCAATCCGTTCGCTTCCATCTGCGGACGGGTCTGTGGCGCGCCCTGCGAAGCCAACTGCCGCCGCGGTGACCTCGACGAACCCGTTTCCATCCGCGCCCTCAAGCGCTTCGTCACCACACAGTTCGGTCCCGAAACCGGCGACTACGCCATGCACCGGGACGCCTGTAACAAGGCCATGCTGCCGCCCAACAGAGGCGACTACGAACGCATTGCCGTTGTCGGCGCCGGAGTCTCCGGCCTCACCGTGGCCCACGACCTCGCCCAGATCGGCTACAAAGTTACCGTCTTCGAAGCCGACTCCGAACCCGGCGGCATGCTCACCGTCGGCGTCCCCATCTTTCGCCTGCCGCGCGATCTGGTCCGCCACGAGATCCAGGCCATCCTCTCGCTCGGCGTCGACCTGAAATGCAATATGCGGCTCGGCCGCGACTTCACCATCCAGAGCCTGCGCGACGATGGCTTCCGGGCCATCTTCCTCGGCATCGGCCTGCCCAAGGGCCGTCGCCTCCAGTTGCCCGGCGGCGAAACCGAAGGCGTTTACGACGGCATGGACTTCCTGCGTGCCTTCAACGCCGGTACGCCCCTGCCGCTCGGCAAACGCATTGTCGTCATCGGCGGCGGCAATGTCGCCTATGACGTAGCCCGTTCCGCTGTCCGTCCCTTCGAAGCCATGCAGAAGGGCGAGGCGCTCGCCGAGATGGAGCGCGGCGAACAGGTCGCCTACGACGTGGCCCGCTCCGCTCTCCGCATGAGCGGTGACAAGGAAGTCCACGTCGTCTGCCTCGAGTCCCGCGCTGAAATGCCCGCCGACGAAATCGAAGTCGAGGAAGGTGCCGAAGAAGGCATCCGCCTTCACAACAGCCGCGGCCCCCGCGAGGTGCTCAGCGAGAACGGCCGGGTCACCGGACTCCGCGTCGTCACCTGCACCTCTGTCTTCAACACCGAAGGCCGCTTCAGCCCCACCTTCGACGAAGCTCAGGTCGAGGACATCCACGCCGACACGGTCCTTTTCGCCATCGGCCAGACTTCCGATCTTTCGTTCCTCGCGCCCGAAGACGGCGTGGAGAGCGATCGCGGCCTCATTAAAGTGAACCGCGAAACTTACCAGACCACGGCGCCCGACGTGTTCGCCTGCGGCGACATCGCCCACGGACCGCGCCTCTTTATCGATGCCATCGCCTCGGCCCAGATCGCTGCCCGGTCCATGCACGACTTCCTCCGCGGCACCCGCACCGATATTGCCCTACGCAAGAATTGGAAGCCGGCCAATTACGCCATGGCGGAAGGCTGGCAACGCTTCGAGCGCGCGAATCCGCCTGCGCTCGAAAGCAGCAGGCGCGCCTCCTCGATGGAGATCGTGGAGGAGGTCTACCCCGAGCAAGAGGCGCGCCATCAGGCGGCCCGCTGCCTGCGCTGCAACGTCAACACCATCTTCGATACCTCCATCTGTGTCGCCTGCAACGGCTGCGTCGACGTCTGTCCGGAAAACCTCATCCGCCTCGTCGGCCTCAGCCAGCTCATCTCCGATCCCAATTATCTGGAGATGGCCGCCGATGCGCTTCTCGTTCCGGCGGATCAGGTGAAAGACTTGCCCGCTGAAGAACTCGACGCTCTGGGCGGCGTCATGATGAAGGACGAAACCACGTGCATCCGCTGCGCCATGTGCGCCAGCCGCTGCCCGACCCATGCCATCACGATGAAGCATTTCGAGTTCTACCGCGAGTGCGTCTCGGTGCCCACGCAGAACACGAAGATTCTGTACTCAAGATGA
- a CDS encoding cbb3-type cytochrome oxidase assembly protein produces the protein MQDYVYPSIYFSYSLFALLAGGALYFFVKSLKHGYLGKDSEEPKYRMLHDDEQPEVRK, from the coding sequence ATGCAGGATTACGTTTACCCCAGCATCTATTTCTCCTACTCGCTCTTTGCCCTCCTCGCCGGCGGCGCCCTCTACTTCTTCGTGAAGTCGCTCAAGCACGGCTACCTTGGCAAGGACAGCGAGGAACCCAAGTACAGAATGCTCCACGACGACGAACAGCCGGAGGTTCGCAAATGA
- a CDS encoding cbb3-type cytochrome c oxidase subunit II, translating to MLRKADSSFGFAIGAALLFFFIGGTLTTIVPPLVDKTWSKPFENNDPSKGPTGKLKPYTEIELKGRAVYVREGCWYCHTQQTRTLLADTKRSGWKGVDSPISTPDEFVYDTPHMFGTKRTGPDLSRVGGKYDSQWHRTHFRNPRDLVPGSIMPPFPWIAENPEELRALTAYIQTLGRSKNWRPDNDYEK from the coding sequence ATGCTAAGAAAAGCGGATTCCAGTTTCGGCTTCGCCATCGGCGCGGCGCTTCTCTTCTTCTTCATCGGCGGCACCCTCACCACCATCGTTCCGCCGCTGGTCGACAAGACCTGGAGCAAGCCGTTCGAGAACAACGATCCCTCCAAGGGCCCCACCGGCAAACTCAAGCCCTACACCGAAATCGAGCTCAAAGGGCGCGCCGTCTACGTGCGCGAAGGTTGCTGGTACTGCCATACCCAGCAGACCCGCACCCTGCTGGCCGACACCAAACGCTCCGGCTGGAAGGGTGTCGATTCCCCCATCTCTACCCCCGACGAGTTCGTCTACGACACGCCGCATATGTTCGGCACCAAGCGCACCGGCCCCGACCTCTCCCGCGTCGGCGGTAAGTACGACAGCCAGTGGCATCGCACTCACTTCCGCAACCCGCGGGACCTCGTGCCAGGTTCCATCATGCCGCCCTTCCCCTGGATCGCCGAGAATCCCGAGGAACTGCGCGCCCTCACCGCCTACATCCAGACCCTCGGCCGCTCCAAGAACTGGCGGCCTGATAACGACTACGAGAAATAG